A part of Escherichia marmotae genomic DNA contains:
- a CDS encoding IS4-like element IS4 family transposase has protein sequence MLIGQALDLVSRYDSLRNPLTSLGDYLDPELISRCLAESGTVTLRKRRLPLEMMVWCIVGMALERKEPLHQIVNRLDIILPGNRPFVAPSAVIQARQRLGSEAVRRVFTKTAQLWHNTTPHPHWCGLTLLAIDGVFWRTPDTPENDAAFPRQTHAGNPALYPQVKMVCQMELTSHLLTAAAFGTMKNSENELAEQLIEQTGDNTLTLMDKGYYSLGLLNAWSQAGEHRHWMIPLRKGAQYEEIRKLGKGDHLVKLKTSPQARKKWPGLGNEVTARLLTVTRKGKVCHLLTSMTDAMRFPGGEMADLYSHRWEIELGYREIKQTMQLSRLTLRSKKPELVEQELWGVLLAYNLVRYQMIKMAEHLKGYWPNQLSFSESCGMVMRMLMTLQGASPGRIPELMRDLASMGQLVKLPTRRERAFPRVVKERPWKSPTAPKKSQSVA, from the coding sequence ATGCTCATTGGACAGGCCCTTGATTTGGTATCCCGTTACGATTCTCTGCGTAACCCACTGACTTCTCTGGGGGATTACCTCGACCCCGAACTCATCTCTCGTTGCCTTGCCGAATCAGGTACTGTAACGCTACGCAAGCGCCGTCTTCCCCTCGAAATGATGGTCTGGTGTATTGTTGGCATGGCGCTTGAGCGTAAAGAACCTCTTCACCAGATTGTGAATCGCCTGGACATCATACTACCGGGCAATCGCCCCTTCGTTGCCCCCAGTGCCGTTATTCAGGCCCGCCAGCGTCTGGGAAGTGAGGCTGTCCGCCGCGTGTTCACGAAAACAGCGCAGCTCTGGCATAACACCACGCCGCATCCGCACTGGTGCGGCCTGACCCTGCTGGCCATCGATGGTGTGTTCTGGCGCACACCGGATACACCAGAGAACGATGCAGCCTTCCCCCGCCAGACACATGCCGGGAACCCGGCGCTCTACCCGCAGGTCAAAATGGTCTGCCAGATGGAACTGACCAGCCATCTGCTGACGGCTGCAGCCTTCGGCACGATGAAGAACAGCGAAAATGAGCTTGCTGAGCAACTTATAGAACAAACCGGCGATAACACCCTGACGTTAATGGATAAAGGTTATTACTCACTGGGACTGTTAAATGCCTGGAGCCAGGCGGGAGAACACCGCCACTGGATGATCCCTCTCAGAAAGGGAGCGCAATATGAAGAGATCAGAAAACTGGGTAAAGGCGATCATCTGGTGAAGCTGAAAACCAGCCCGCAGGCACGAAAAAAGTGGCCGGGGCTGGGAAATGAGGTGACAGCCCGCCTGCTGACCGTGACGCGCAAAGGAAAAGTCTGCCATCTGCTGACGTCGATGACGGACGCCATGCGCTTCCCCGGAGGAGAAATGGCGGATCTGTACAGTCATCGCTGGGAAATCGAACTGGGATACAGGGAGATAAAACAGACGATGCAACTGAGCAGGCTGACGCTGAGAAGTAAAAAGCCGGAGCTTGTGGAGCAAGAGCTGTGGGGTGTCTTACTGGCTTATAATCTGGTGAGATATCAGATGATTAAAATGGCAGAACATCTGAAAGGTTACTGGCCGAATCAACTGAGTTTCTCAGAATCATGCGGAATGGTGATGAGAATGCTGATGACATTGCAGGGCGCTTCACCGGGACGTATACCGGAGCTGATGCGCGATCTTGCAAGTATGGGACAACTTGTGAAATTACCGACAAGAAGGGAAAGAGCCTTCCCGAGAGTGGTAAAGGAGAGGCCCTGGAAATCCCCCACAGCCCCGAAAAAGAGCCAGTCAGTTGCTTAA
- a CDS encoding helix-turn-helix transcriptional regulator, with protein MQIIMFDRQSIFIHGMKISLQQRIPGVGIQGVSQADELWQKLESYPEALVMLDGDQDGEFCQWLLQKTVVQFPDIKVLITATDCNKRWLQEVIHFNVMAIVPRDSTVETFVLAVNSAVMGMMFLPGDWRTAPEKESKDLASLSARQREILTMLAAGESNKEIGRALNISTGTVKAHLESLYRRLEVKNRTQAAMMLNISS; from the coding sequence ATGCAAATAATCATGTTTGACAGGCAGTCAATATTTATTCATGGAATGAAAATCAGTTTACAACAGCGTATTCCGGGGGTAGGTATTCAGGGCGTCAGTCAGGCAGATGAGCTATGGCAAAAACTTGAAAGCTATCCCGAAGCCTTAGTGATGTTGGATGGCGATCAAGACGGTGAATTTTGCCAGTGGTTATTGCAAAAAACCGTGGTGCAATTTCCTGATATTAAAGTGTTAATCACGGCGACGGATTGCAACAAACGATGGTTGCAGGAGGTTATCCACTTTAATGTGATGGCCATTGTGCCGCGTGATTCAACCGTTGAGACGTTCGTATTGGCGGTAAATAGTGCGGTGATGGGCATGATGTTCCTGCCCGGCGACTGGCGAACAGCGCCGGAAAAAGAGTCGAAAGATCTCGCATCATTAAGCGCCCGCCAGCGGGAAATTTTAACCATGCTGGCGGCAGGCGAATCGAATAAAGAGATTGGCCGGGCGTTAAATATCAGCACCGGAACGGTAAAGGCGCATCTGGAATCGCTTTATCGACGTCTGGAAGTGAAAAACCGAACCCAGGCGGCAATGATGTTAAATATCTCCTCCTGA
- a CDS encoding LysR family transcriptional regulator yields MDKIHAMQLFIKVAELESFSRAADFFALPKGSVSRQIQALENQLGTQLLQRTTRRVQLTPDGMTYYQRAKDVLSNLNELDGLFLQDTTSISGKLRVDIPVGMAKNLLLPRLPDFLYQYPGIELELSSSDRQVDILHDGFDCVVRTGTLPDDGLITRPLGKLTMVNCASPHYLTRFGYPQNPDDLTSHAVVHYTPHLGVHPLGFEVASGHGVQWFKSGGMLTVNSSETYLAAGLAGLGIIQIPRIAVREALRAGRLIEVLPSYRAAPLSISLVYPQRRELSRRVNLFMQWVAGVMKEHLD; encoded by the coding sequence ATGGATAAAATTCACGCAATGCAGTTGTTCATCAAAGTCGCGGAGCTGGAAAGTTTTTCCCGCGCGGCAGATTTCTTTGCTCTGCCGAAAGGTAGCGTCTCGCGTCAAATCCAGGCACTGGAAAACCAGCTTGGCACCCAGCTCCTCCAGCGTACCACGCGGCGGGTACAACTGACGCCGGATGGTATGACCTATTATCAACGGGCGAAAGATGTGTTGAGTAATCTCAACGAACTGGACGGCCTGTTTTTGCAGGATACCACCAGCATCAGCGGTAAATTGCGCGTCGATATCCCGGTCGGAATGGCGAAAAATTTGTTGCTGCCGCGGTTACCCGATTTTCTGTATCAGTATCCGGGTATTGAACTCGAATTAAGCAGCAGCGACCGTCAGGTAGATATTCTTCATGATGGCTTTGATTGTGTGGTTCGCACAGGTACGTTACCCGACGATGGACTCATCACCCGTCCACTCGGCAAACTGACGATGGTCAACTGTGCCAGTCCGCACTATCTGACGCGCTTTGGTTATCCGCAAAATCCCGACGATCTGACTTCACACGCGGTAGTGCATTACACGCCACATCTGGGCGTGCACCCATTGGGTTTTGAGGTTGCCAGTGGTCATGGCGTCCAGTGGTTTAAGTCCGGCGGCATGTTGACGGTAAACAGTAGCGAAACCTATCTCGCCGCCGGTCTGGCGGGGCTGGGGATTATTCAGATCCCCCGTATCGCCGTGCGCGAAGCCCTGCGCGCCGGACGGCTTATTGAAGTGTTGCCCAGCTATCGCGCCGCTCCACTCTCCATTTCCCTGGTTTACCCTCAGCGTCGGGAGCTTTCCCGCCGTGTAAACCTGTTTATGCAGTGGGTTGCAGGCGTAATGAAAGAGCACCTGGACTGA
- the yhjD gene encoding inner membrane protein YhjD — MTQENEIKRPTQDLEHEPIKHLDNSDKGGKVSQVLETVTTTAEKVQRQPIIAHLIRATERFNDRLGNQFGAAITYFSFLSMIPILMVSFAAGGFVLASHPMLLQDIFDKILQNISDPTLAATLKNTINTAVQQRTTVGLVGLAVALYSGINWMGNLREAIRAQSRDVWERSPQDQEKFWVKYLRDFISLIGLLIALIVTLSITSVAGSAQQMIISALHLNSIEWLKPTWRLIGLAISIFANYLLFFWIFWRLPRHRPRKKALIRGTFIAAIGFEVIKIVMTYTLPSLMKSPSGAAFGSVLGLMAFFYFFARLTLFCAAWIATAEYKDDPRMPGKTQH, encoded by the coding sequence ATGACGCAGGAAAACGAGATCAAACGTCCCACCCAAGATCTGGAGCATGAGCCGATTAAGCATCTGGATAATAGCGATAAAGGCGGCAAAGTCAGCCAGGTGCTGGAAACTGTCACCACCACCGCCGAAAAAGTCCAACGCCAACCGATCATCGCGCACCTGATTCGCGCGACTGAACGCTTTAACGATCGACTGGGTAATCAGTTTGGCGCAGCGATCACCTATTTCTCGTTTTTGTCGATGATCCCGATTTTGATGGTGTCGTTTGCTGCTGGGGGTTTTGTGCTGGCTTCGCATCCGATGCTGTTACAGGATATCTTCGACAAAATTCTGCAAAACATCAGCGATCCAACGCTTGCCGCCACGTTGAAAAACACCATCAACACCGCTGTTCAGCAGCGTACTACCGTAGGTCTTGTTGGCCTGGCGGTGGCACTTTATTCCGGCATCAACTGGATGGGCAATTTACGTGAAGCGATTCGCGCCCAGTCGCGTGATGTCTGGGAACGTTCGCCGCAAGATCAAGAAAAATTCTGGGTTAAATATCTGCGTGATTTTATTTCGCTGATTGGCTTGTTGATTGCGCTGATTGTGACGCTCTCAATCACCTCCGTTGCCGGTTCTGCGCAGCAAATGATTATTAGCGCATTACACCTTAATAGCATTGAGTGGCTGAAACCGACGTGGCGATTGATTGGCCTGGCGATTTCCATCTTCGCCAACTATCTGCTTTTCTTCTGGATCTTCTGGCGGCTGCCGCGTCACCGCCCACGGAAAAAGGCGCTAATTCGCGGGACATTCATCGCAGCTATTGGTTTTGAAGTGATTAAAATTGTGATGACCTACACCCTGCCATCGCTGATGAAATCCCCCTCCGGCGCAGCCTTTGGTTCCGTGCTGGGGCTGATGGCATTTTTCTACTTCTTCGCCCGTCTGACGCTGTTTTGCGCGGCGTGGATTGCCACCGCCGAGTACAAAGATGACCCGCGAATGCCGGGTAAAACACAACATTAA
- a CDS encoding MFS transporter: protein MQATATTLDNEQEYTPINSRNKVLVASLTGTAIEFFDFYIYATAAVIVFPHIFFPQGDPAAATLQSLATFAIAFVARPIGSAVFGHFGDRVGRKATLVASLLTMGISTVVIGLLPGYATIGIFAPLLLALARFGQGLGLGGEWGGAALLATENAPPRKRALYGSFPQLGAPIGFFFANGTFLLLSWLLTDEQFMSWGWRVPFIFSAVLVIIGLYVRVSLHESPVFEKVAKAKKQVKIPLGTLLTKHVRVTVLGTFIMLATYTLFYIMTVYSMTFSTAAAPVGLGLPRNEVLWMLMMAVIGFGVMVPVAGLLADAFGRRKSMVIITTLIILFALFAFNPLLGSGNPILVFAFLLLGLSLMGLTFGPMGALLPELFPTEVRYTGASFSYNVSSILGASVAPYIAAWLQTHYGLGAVGLYLAAMAGLTLIALLLTHETRHQSL from the coding sequence ATGCAAGCAACAGCCACAACACTCGACAACGAGCAAGAATACACGCCGATCAACTCGCGTAATAAAGTCCTTGTCGCCTCCCTCACTGGCACGGCCATTGAGTTTTTCGACTTCTACATTTACGCCACTGCGGCCGTTATTGTATTCCCGCATATCTTCTTCCCGCAGGGCGATCCGGCGGCGGCGACACTACAGTCGCTCGCGACCTTCGCTATCGCTTTCGTCGCGCGCCCCATCGGCTCTGCCGTGTTTGGTCATTTTGGCGATCGCGTTGGGCGTAAAGCGACGCTGGTCGCCTCTTTGCTAACGATGGGAATTTCGACGGTAGTCATCGGCCTGCTGCCTGGCTACGCAACGATTGGTATTTTCGCCCCGCTGCTGCTGGCGCTGGCTCGATTTGGTCAGGGCCTGGGATTAGGCGGTGAATGGGGCGGCGCAGCGCTGCTGGCGACCGAAAATGCGCCGCCGCGTAAACGTGCGCTGTATGGCTCCTTCCCGCAGTTGGGCGCACCGATTGGCTTCTTCTTTGCCAACGGCACTTTCCTGCTGCTTTCCTGGCTGCTAACCGACGAGCAGTTTATGAGCTGGGGCTGGCGCGTGCCGTTTATCTTCTCGGCGGTGCTGGTGATTATCGGCCTGTATGTTCGCGTGTCGCTGCATGAGTCGCCGGTGTTTGAGAAAGTCGCTAAAGCGAAAAAGCAGGTGAAGATCCCGCTGGGTACGCTGCTGACCAAACACGTACGCGTTACGGTACTCGGCACCTTTATCATGCTGGCGACCTATACGCTGTTTTACATCATGACCGTCTATTCAATGACCTTCAGTACCGCCGCCGCGCCAGTCGGGCTTGGCCTGCCGCGCAATGAAGTGCTGTGGATGCTGATGATGGCAGTAATCGGTTTTGGCGTGATGGTGCCGGTAGCCGGATTGCTGGCTGATGCCTTTGGTCGTCGTAAAAGCATGGTAATCATCACCACACTGATCATCCTGTTCGCACTGTTCGCCTTTAACCCACTGCTCGGTTCTGGCAACCCGATTCTGGTTTTTGCCTTCCTGCTGCTGGGGTTAAGTCTGATGGGGCTGACCTTCGGGCCAATGGGCGCGCTGTTGCCAGAGCTGTTCCCAACGGAAGTGCGTTACACCGGAGCATCATTCTCTTACAACGTATCGTCGATTCTCGGGGCTTCCGTTGCACCGTATATCGCGGCCTGGCTGCAGACTCACTACGGGTTAGGTGCGGTAGGGTTATATCTGGCGGCGATGGCCGGCTTGACGCTAATCGCTCTGCTGCTGACGCATGAGACGCGACATCAGTCGTTGTAA
- a CDS encoding AsmA family protein, producing the protein MSKVGKITAAISGAFLLLVVVAIILIATFDWNRLKPTINQKVSAELNRPFAIRGDLGVVWERQKQETGWRSWVPWPHVHAEDIILGNPPDIPEVTMVHLPRVEATLAPLALLTKTVWLPWIKLEKPDARLIRLSEKNNNWTFNLGNDDNKDANAKPSAWSFRLDNILFDQGRIAIDDKVSKADLEIFVDPLGKPLPFSEVTGSKGKTDQEKVGDYVFGLKAQGRYNGEPLMGTGKIGGMLALRGEGTPFPVQADFRSGNTRVAFDGVVNDPMKMGGVDLRLKFSGDSLGDLYELTGVLLPDTPPFETDGRLVAKIDTEKSSVFDYRGFNGRIGDSDIHGSLVYTTGKPRPKLEGDVESRQLRLADLGPLIGVDSGKGAEKSKRSEQKKGEKNVQPAGKVLPYDRFETDKWDAMDADVRFKGRRIEHGSSLPISDLSTHIILKNADLRLQPLKFGMAGGSIAANIHLEGDKKPMQGRADIQARRMKLKALMPDVALMQKTLGEMNGDAELRGSGNSVAALLGNSNGNLKLLMNDGLVSRNLMEIVGLNVGNYIVGAIFGDDEVRVNCAAANLDIANGVARPQIFAFDTENALINVTGTASFASEQLDLTVDPESKGIRIITLRSPLYVRGTFKNPQAGVKAGPLIARGAVAAALATLVTPAAALLALISPSEDEANQCRMILSQMKK; encoded by the coding sequence ATGAGCAAGGTAGGCAAAATAACCGCTGCGATTTCAGGGGCTTTCTTGTTGTTGGTCGTCGTGGCGATCATTTTGATTGCGACTTTTGACTGGAATCGTCTCAAACCGACCATCAACCAGAAAGTCTCTGCGGAATTGAATCGCCCCTTCGCTATTCGTGGCGATCTGGGCGTGGTGTGGGAGCGGCAAAAACAAGAAACCGGCTGGCGTAGCTGGGTGCCGTGGCCTCATGTGCACGCAGAAGACATCATTCTCGGCAACCCGCCGGATATTCCCGAAGTAACGATGGTGCATTTGCCGCGCGTAGAAGCAACGCTGGCTCCGCTGGCGCTGCTGACCAAAACGGTCTGGTTGCCGTGGATCAAGCTGGAAAAGCCTGATGCGCGCCTGATTCGCCTCTCTGAAAAGAACAACAACTGGACGTTCAACCTCGGCAACGATGACAACAAAGACGCGAATGCAAAACCGTCGGCGTGGTCGTTTCGGCTGGATAATATTCTGTTCGATCAAGGGCGGATCGCTATTGATGACAAAGTAAGCAAAGCGGATCTGGAGATTTTTGTTGATCCGTTAGGCAAGCCGTTGCCGTTCAGCGAAGTGACCGGATCGAAAGGTAAAACGGATCAAGAAAAGGTGGGCGATTACGTTTTTGGCCTGAAAGCACAAGGGCGCTATAACGGCGAACCACTCATGGGGACGGGTAAAATTGGCGGTATGCTAGCGCTGCGTGGTGAAGGGACACCGTTTCCGGTACAGGCTGATTTTCGCTCCGGTAACACCCGTGTCGCTTTTGATGGCGTGGTGAATGACCCAATGAAAATGGGCGGCGTCGATTTACGGCTTAAATTTTCTGGCGATTCGCTGGGTGATCTCTACGAACTGACCGGCGTTCTGTTGCCCGATACGCCGCCGTTTGAAACCGATGGCCGACTGGTAGCGAAAATCGACACTGAAAAATCGTCGGTCTTTGATTATCGCGGCTTTAACGGGCGCATTGGTGATAGCGATATTCACGGTTCTCTGGTCTACACCACCGGCAAACCACGACCAAAACTGGAAGGTGACGTCGAGTCGCGGCAGTTACGGCTGGCAGATCTGGGGCCGTTGATTGGCGTTGATTCCGGGAAAGGTGCGGAAAAGTCGAAACGGTCTGAACAGAAGAAGGGCGAAAAGAATGTTCAGCCTGCGGGCAAAGTGCTGCCATATGACCGCTTCGAAACCGATAAATGGGATGCGATGGATGCCGATGTCCGTTTTAAAGGTCGGCGCATTGAGCATGGCAGCAGTCTGCCGATTAGCGATCTTTCTACCCATATCATCCTCAAAAACGCCGACCTGCGCCTGCAACCGCTGAAATTTGGCATGGCGGGCGGCAGTATTGCGGCGAACATTCATCTGGAAGGGGATAAAAAACCGATGCAGGGTCGGGCGGATATTCAGGCTCGTCGGATGAAACTGAAAGCGTTGATGCCGGATGTGGCGCTGATGCAGAAAACACTGGGTGAAATGAACGGCGATGCTGAACTGCGCGGTAGCGGCAACTCGGTGGCGGCGCTGCTGGGAAATAGTAATGGCAACCTGAAACTGTTGATGAATGACGGGCTGGTGAGCCGTAACCTGATGGAGATTGTCGGCTTGAACGTCGGTAACTACATTGTCGGTGCGATTTTTGGTGATGACGAGGTGCGGGTGAACTGCGCGGCGGCGAATCTGGATATTGCCAACGGCGTGGCGCGTCCGCAGATTTTTGCTTTCGATACTGAGAATGCGTTGATTAATGTTACCGGCACGGCAAGTTTTGCTTCGGAGCAACTGGATTTAACTGTCGATCCAGAGAGCAAAGGTATTCGGATTATCACGCTGCGTTCGCCGCTGTATGTCCGCGGAACGTTCAAAAATCCGCAGGCAGGGGTGAAAGCAGGGCCGTTGATTGCCCGTGGTGCTGTTGCGGCAGCACTGGCAACGCTGGTGACACCTGCGGCGGCATTACTGGCGTTGATATCACCTTCAGAAGATGAAGCTAATCAGTGCCGGATGATTTTGTCGCAGATGAAGAAGTGA
- the pdeH gene encoding cyclic-guanylate-specific phosphodiesterase produces MIRQVIQRISNPEASIESLQERRFWLQCERAYTWQPIYQTSGRLMAVELLTVVTHPDNPLQRLPPDRYFAEITVRHRMDVVKEQIDLLAKKAAFFAEHGLLASVNIDGPTLLALRQRPEILRQIDRLPWLRFELVEHIRLPKDSTFASMCEFGPLWLDDFGTGMANFSALSEVRYDYIKIARELFVMLRQSPEGRTLFSQLLHLMNRYCRGVIVEGVETEEEWGDVQNSPAFAAQGWFLSRPAPIETLDSVALAL; encoded by the coding sequence ATGATAAGGCAGGTTATCCAGCGAATAAGCAACCCTGAAGCAAGCATCGAGAGCTTGCAGGAACGGCGTTTTTGGTTGCAATGTGAGCGAGCTTACACCTGGCAGCCGATTTACCAGACTTCCGGGCGATTGATGGCCGTGGAGCTTTTAACGGTTGTCACGCATCCCGATAATCCTTTGCAACGACTGCCGCCAGATCGTTATTTTGCCGAAATCACCGTCAGGCATCGGATGGATGTGGTGAAAGAACAGATTGATTTACTAGCGAAAAAAGCCGCGTTCTTTGCTGAGCACGGTCTGCTGGCATCGGTTAATATTGATGGTCCTACACTTCTCGCCCTGCGTCAGCGGCCGGAGATTTTACGCCAGATTGACCGTCTTCCCTGGCTGCGTTTTGAACTGGTGGAACACATCCGCCTGCCGAAAGATTCAACGTTTGCCTCAATGTGCGAATTTGGCCCGCTGTGGCTGGATGATTTTGGCACCGGGATGGCAAACTTTTCTGCGCTAAGTGAAGTGCGTTATGACTACATCAAAATCGCTCGCGAGTTGTTTGTGATGCTGCGCCAGTCGCCGGAAGGGCGCACGCTCTTTTCCCAGCTTTTGCATTTGATGAACCGCTACTGCCGCGGCGTGATTGTCGAAGGTGTCGAGACTGAGGAAGAATGGGGCGATGTGCAAAATTCTCCCGCATTCGCTGCACAAGGCTGGTTTCTTTCGCGCCCTGCGCCGATAGAAACGCTGGATTCAGTGGCGCTGGCTCTGTAA
- the kdgK gene encoding 2-dehydro-3-deoxygluconokinase — protein MSKKIAVIGECMIELSEKGADVKRGFGGDTLNTSVYIARQVDPAALTVHYVTALGTDSFSQQMLDAWHGENVDTSLTQRMENRLPGLYYIETDSTGERTFYYWRNEAAAKFWLESEQSAAICAELANFDYLYLSGISLAILSPTSREKLLSLLRECRANGGKVIFDNNYRPRLWASKEETQQVYQQMLECTDIAFLTLDDEDALWGQQPVEDVIARTHNAGVKEVVVKRGADSCLVSIVGEGLVDVPAVKLPKEKVIDTTAAGDSFSAGYLAVRLTGGSAEEAAKRGHLTASTVIQYRGAIIPREAMPA, from the coding sequence ATGTCCAAAAAGATTGCCGTGATTGGCGAATGCATGATTGAGCTTTCCGAGAAAGGCGCAGACGTTAAGCGCGGTTTCGGCGGCGATACCCTGAACACTTCCGTCTACATCGCTCGTCAGGTCGATCCTGCGGCATTAACCGTTCATTACGTAACGGCGCTGGGAACGGACAGTTTTAGTCAGCAGATGCTGGACGCCTGGCACGGAGAGAACGTCGATACTTCCCTGACCCAACGGATGGAAAACCGTCTGCCGGGTCTTTATTACATTGAAACCGACAGCACCGGCGAACGGACTTTCTACTACTGGCGTAACGAAGCCGCGGCCAAATTCTGGCTGGAGAGCGAGCAATCGGCGGCGATTTGTGCAGAACTGGCGAATTTTGATTATCTCTATCTGAGCGGCATTAGCCTGGCGATCTTAAGCCCCACCAGTCGCGAAAAACTGCTTTCTCTGCTGCGCGAATGCCGCGCCAATGGCGGGAAAGTAATTTTCGACAATAACTACCGTCCACGCCTGTGGGCCAGCAAAGAAGAGACGCAGCAGGTCTACCAGCAAATGCTGGAATGCACGGACATCGCTTTCCTGACGCTGGATGATGAAGATGCGCTGTGGGGTCAACAGCCGGTGGAAGACGTCATTGCGCGTACCCATAACGCGGGCGTGAAAGAAGTGGTGGTGAAACGCGGCGCAGATTCTTGCCTGGTGTCCATTGTGGGCGAAGGGTTAGTGGACGTTCCGGCAGTAAAACTGCCGAAAGAAAAAGTGATCGATACCACCGCTGCGGGCGACTCTTTCAGCGCCGGTTATTTGGCGGTACGCCTTACCGGCGGCAGTGCAGAAGAAGCGGCAAAACGCGGGCATTTGACTGCCAGCACCGTGATTCAGTATCGCGGCGCGATTATCCCGCGTGAGGCGATGCCAGCGTAA
- a CDS encoding DUF3142 domain-containing protein has protein sequence MPFCKRIFAASLLLICLGYGLHILFPPSQPLRFDQQVYIWQRIWTAEHNEALKRSHPLFSTLRILGMQFHPQEGIRHFAVNTSLIQQDGRPVWLVARLDGQLTQLNNQQIIQHIQQTQREWQKAGITLAGVEIDYDAPTAKLPDYLILLSALHQTLPTNIKLSVTALPTWLESPHLARLLRIADTSVLQVHNVLSPEKGLFDASLAQRWVKQYARQTTHPFFIALPAYGSALTSDNRVESEAPLYVAGEMRELSVSPQTLADFIQYLKQQPPRGLQGLVWFRLPLAGDRRAWSLTTLEAVIRHKPLTPRWSLIITQHADEQLFDLAIKNSGKIDAPLPKQVILPNADCPFVDGASHYQVQPHSSSLHFVRISARQLRAGESSPLGWARCNQRLQGEFNVIP, from the coding sequence ATGCCATTTTGCAAAAGGATTTTTGCAGCTTCACTTCTTCTGATCTGCCTGGGTTACGGGCTGCATATTTTATTTCCCCCCTCACAGCCGCTTCGCTTTGATCAGCAAGTCTATATCTGGCAACGCATCTGGACGGCAGAACATAACGAGGCATTAAAACGAAGCCACCCACTTTTCTCTACGCTGCGCATACTCGGGATGCAATTTCATCCGCAGGAAGGAATCCGACATTTTGCGGTGAATACTTCGCTTATTCAGCAAGATGGTCGCCCGGTCTGGCTGGTTGCGAGACTCGACGGTCAGCTTACACAGCTTAATAACCAGCAAATTATCCAGCATATTCAACAAACCCAACGTGAGTGGCAAAAGGCAGGAATTACGCTGGCAGGCGTGGAAATTGATTATGACGCGCCAACAGCAAAATTGCCGGACTATCTGATACTACTTAGTGCGTTACATCAGACGCTTCCCACAAATATAAAACTTAGCGTAACCGCCCTGCCCACCTGGCTTGAATCACCACATCTCGCACGATTATTGCGCATTGCGGATACTTCGGTTTTGCAGGTACATAACGTGCTGTCGCCCGAAAAAGGCTTGTTCGATGCCAGCCTGGCGCAACGTTGGGTAAAGCAATATGCCAGGCAAACTACGCATCCTTTTTTCATTGCATTGCCCGCTTACGGTTCCGCGCTCACCAGTGATAATCGCGTTGAGAGCGAAGCTCCGTTATATGTTGCTGGGGAGATGCGTGAACTCAGTGTGTCGCCGCAGACACTTGCCGATTTCATTCAATATTTAAAACAGCAACCGCCACGTGGATTACAGGGCCTGGTATGGTTTCGGCTACCGTTAGCAGGCGATCGTCGCGCCTGGTCACTAACGACGCTGGAAGCCGTGATTCGGCATAAACCACTGACGCCACGCTGGTCGTTAATAATTACTCAACATGCAGACGAGCAACTTTTTGATCTGGCTATTAAAAACAGCGGAAAAATTGATGCGCCGTTGCCGAAACAAGTAATTCTGCCCAATGCCGATTGCCCATTCGTTGATGGAGCCAGCCACTATCAGGTGCAACCTCACTCATCCAGCCTGCATTTTGTAAGGATAAGCGCCAGGCAACTGCGCGCCGGAGAAAGCAGCCCGCTGGGATGGGCGCGCTGCAATCAAAGACTACAAGGAGAGTTTAATGTTATCCCCTAA